A part of Streptomyces sp. SLBN-31 genomic DNA contains:
- the xerC gene encoding tyrosine recombinase XerC has protein sequence MSETPKRTPKAGHGADTIYWDPVKKSYVGAVSLGYAPNGKRRRPKVYGKTKTEVRQKIRDLKKEMQTGVKAPANYTVADAVNDWLERGLKGRDEKGTIGKNRSMANKHLMPFIGKAKLKELSADDVDDWLDDRAEFLATRSLRDLLAILRRSIAHAQRRDKAARNVALLVTAPEGRPGRPSKALNLEQAKAVLIAARPSRLYAYLVLSLLSGVRTEEARPLTWDHVFLETTGGIPPHVAVWRSVRKHGETKTRKSRRTIALPKQVVEVLEEQMRWQKQERASRGMEWSPTGRVFTTRSGEPLDAANVRRDFKAIVKKAGLKPEWTPRELRHSFVSLLSDHGIPLETIALLVGHSSQATTEAVYRKQLRPVITKGAEAMDDIFADS, from the coding sequence ATGAGCGAGACCCCGAAGCGCACCCCAAAGGCTGGCCACGGCGCGGACACCATCTATTGGGACCCCGTAAAGAAGAGCTACGTCGGAGCCGTCTCCCTGGGATACGCCCCGAACGGCAAGCGCCGTCGGCCGAAGGTGTACGGCAAGACGAAGACCGAAGTACGCCAGAAGATCCGCGACTTGAAGAAGGAGATGCAGACCGGTGTCAAGGCGCCGGCCAACTACACCGTGGCCGACGCGGTGAACGACTGGTTGGAGCGCGGGCTGAAGGGGCGCGACGAGAAGGGCACCATCGGCAAGAACCGCTCGATGGCGAACAAGCACCTGATGCCCTTCATCGGCAAGGCCAAGTTGAAGGAACTCAGCGCGGACGACGTCGACGACTGGTTGGACGACAGGGCCGAATTCCTCGCGACGCGAAGCCTGCGTGACCTGCTCGCCATCCTGCGCCGCTCCATCGCGCACGCTCAGCGCAGGGACAAGGCCGCACGGAACGTCGCCCTACTCGTCACCGCACCGGAGGGGCGCCCGGGCCGTCCGAGCAAGGCACTCAACTTGGAGCAGGCGAAAGCCGTGCTCATCGCAGCGCGCCCGTCACGGCTGTACGCCTACCTCGTGCTCTCGCTCCTCAGCGGCGTGCGCACGGAAGAGGCGCGGCCCCTCACCTGGGATCACGTCTTTCTGGAGACGACGGGCGGCATCCCGCCTCACGTTGCGGTGTGGCGTTCGGTGCGCAAGCACGGTGAGACCAAGACAAGGAAGAGCCGCCGGACCATCGCTCTACCGAAGCAGGTGGTCGAAGTCCTCGAAGAGCAAATGCGATGGCAGAAGCAGGAGCGGGCATCGAGAGGGATGGAGTGGAGCCCGACCGGCCGCGTCTTCACCACCCGGAGCGGCGAGCCGCTCGACGCGGCCAACGTCCGGCGTGACTTCAAGGCCATCGTGAAGAAGGCCGGACTGAAGCCGGAGTGGACCCCGCGGGAGCTCCGGCACAGCTTCGTGTCGCTGCTCTCCGACCACGGCATCCCGCTGGAGACGATCGCTCTGCTGGTCGGCCACAGCAGCCAGGCGACGACCGAAGCGGTCTACCGCAAACAACTCAGGCCCGTGATCACGAAGGGCGCCGAAGCCATGGACGACATCTTCGCCGACAGCTAA
- a CDS encoding ArsA family ATPase, with translation MSPDPAGAQDSARQHRLSAARVLDVDPLLDDPKTRIVVCCGSGGVGKTTTAAALGLRAAERGRKVVVLTIDPARRLAQSMGIDSLDNTPRRVKGVEGDGELHAMMLDMKRTFDEIVEAHADGERAAAILSNPFYQSLSAGFAGTQEYMAMEKLGQLRARDEWDLIVVDTPPSRSALDFLDAPKRLGSFLDGKLIRVLLAPAKVGGRAGMKFLNVGMSMMTGALGKVLGGQLLKDVQTFVAAMDSMFGGFRTRADATYKLLQAPGTAFLVVAAPERDALREAAYFVERLAAEDMPLAGLVLNRVHGSGADRLSAERALAAAENLVESRIVDQDGGKAGLRNSPDTYGSSESPASEPAESEASGANSPGPDDEDQGVDRLAAGLLRLHAERMQLLSREQRTRDRFTALHPEVAVAEVAALPGDVHDLVGLRDIGDRLAANRPELPDSVVD, from the coding sequence ATGAGTCCGGACCCGGCAGGCGCCCAGGACAGCGCGCGCCAGCACCGCCTCTCCGCCGCGCGCGTCCTCGACGTCGACCCGTTGCTCGACGACCCGAAGACGCGGATCGTGGTGTGCTGCGGCTCGGGCGGCGTGGGCAAGACCACGACGGCCGCCGCGCTGGGCCTGCGGGCCGCCGAACGCGGCCGGAAGGTGGTCGTCCTGACCATCGACCCGGCCCGCCGGCTCGCCCAGTCCATGGGCATCGACTCGCTGGACAACACCCCGCGCCGGGTGAAGGGCGTCGAGGGCGACGGCGAACTGCACGCCATGATGCTGGACATGAAGCGCACCTTCGACGAGATCGTCGAGGCGCACGCGGACGGGGAGCGGGCGGCCGCGATCCTGTCGAACCCCTTCTACCAGTCGCTCTCCGCGGGCTTCGCCGGCACGCAGGAGTACATGGCGATGGAGAAGCTGGGGCAGTTGCGGGCGCGCGACGAGTGGGACCTGATCGTCGTCGACACCCCGCCCTCCCGGTCGGCGCTGGACTTCCTGGACGCCCCGAAGCGGCTCGGGTCCTTCCTGGACGGCAAGTTGATCCGGGTCCTGCTCGCGCCGGCCAAGGTGGGCGGCCGGGCGGGGATGAAGTTCCTGAACGTCGGGATGTCGATGATGACCGGCGCGCTGGGCAAGGTGCTCGGCGGTCAGCTGCTGAAGGACGTCCAGACGTTCGTGGCGGCCATGGACTCGATGTTCGGCGGCTTCCGTACGCGCGCGGACGCCACGTACAAGCTGCTGCAGGCGCCCGGCACGGCGTTCCTGGTGGTGGCGGCCCCGGAGCGGGACGCACTGCGCGAGGCCGCCTACTTCGTGGAACGGCTGGCGGCCGAGGACATGCCGCTCGCCGGTCTGGTGCTCAACCGGGTCCACGGCAGCGGCGCCGACCGGTTGTCGGCCGAGCGCGCTCTCGCCGCCGCGGAAAATCTTGTGGAGTCCCGCATTGTCGATCAGGACGGCGGGAAAGCTGGACTTCGTAACTCTCCCGACACGTACGGCAGTTCAGAATCTCCCGCATCCGAGCCCGCCGAGTCCGAGGCGTCCGGGGCCAACTCCCCCGGTCCGGACGATGAGGACCAGGGTGTCGACCGTCTCGCCGCGGGCCTGCTGAGGCTGCACGCGGAACGTATGCAACTGCTCTCCCGCGAGCAGCGCACGCGTGACCGCTTCACGGCGCTCCACCCCGAGGTCGCGGTGGCCGAAGTGGCCGCGCTGCCCGGCGATGTGCACGACCTCGTGGGCCTGCGGGACATCGGCGACCGGCTCGCGGCCAACCGGCCGGAGCTGCCCGACTCCGTCGTCGACTGA
- a CDS encoding helix-turn-helix domain-containing protein, with amino-acid sequence MTTVAEPAEQLLYRPEEAAKALRIGRSMVYEEIRLGRLQTVRIGRRRLVPPEYIAQYVELLKREAEAAA; translated from the coding sequence ATGACCACGGTTGCTGAACCCGCCGAACAGCTCCTTTACCGCCCCGAAGAGGCGGCCAAGGCCCTCAGGATCGGACGCTCGATGGTCTACGAGGAGATACGCCTCGGACGCCTTCAGACCGTCCGCATCGGCCGTCGCCGACTCGTGCCGCCGGAGTACATCGCGCAGTACGTCGAACTCCTCAAGCGCGAGGCAGAGGCCGCCGCCTGA
- a CDS encoding DUF4177 domain-containing protein yields the protein MTKWEYATVPLLVHATKQILDTWGEDGWELVQVVPGPNNPEQLVAYLKREKP from the coding sequence ATGACCAAGTGGGAATACGCAACCGTGCCTCTGCTCGTCCATGCCACGAAGCAGATCCTGGACACCTGGGGCGAGGACGGCTGGGAGCTCGTCCAGGTCGTGCCCGGGCCGAACAACCCCGAGCAGCTGGTGGCCTACCTGAAGCGGGAGAAGCCGTAA
- a CDS encoding RidA family protein codes for MGAVEARLAELGLTLPEVVPPLAAYQPAVQSGVYVYTSGQLPMVEGKLPVTGKVGAEVTAEEAKDLARTCALNALAAVKSVAGDLDRIARVVKVVGFVASAADFTGQPGVINGASELLGAVLGDKGVHARSAVGVAVLPLDAPVEVEVQVELVP; via the coding sequence ATGGGCGCCGTCGAGGCCCGGCTGGCCGAACTCGGTCTCACGCTGCCGGAGGTCGTCCCGCCGCTCGCCGCCTACCAGCCGGCCGTTCAGTCGGGTGTGTACGTCTACACCTCCGGCCAGCTCCCGATGGTCGAGGGCAAGCTTCCGGTCACCGGCAAGGTCGGTGCCGAGGTCACGGCCGAGGAGGCCAAGGACCTGGCCCGCACCTGCGCCCTGAACGCCCTGGCCGCCGTCAAGTCGGTCGCCGGCGACCTGGACCGCATCGCGCGCGTGGTGAAGGTCGTCGGCTTCGTCGCCTCGGCGGCCGACTTCACCGGCCAGCCCGGCGTGATCAACGGCGCCAGCGAGCTGCTCGGCGCGGTCCTCGGCGACAAGGGTGTGCACGCCCGCAGCGCCGTCGGCGTGGCGGTGCTGCCGCTGGACGCGCCCGTGGAGGTCGAGGTCCAGGTCGAGCTGGTTCCGTAG
- a CDS encoding metallophosphoesterase, translating to MRARYGVPLGIAAVGAAGVAYAAGFEARSFRLRRVTVPVLPAGMRPLRLLQVSDIHMVGGQRKKQRWLRSLAGLRPDFVINTGDNLSDPEGVPEVLDALGPLMEFPGAYVFGSNDYYGPKPRNPARYLLEKVQGRHGLNGNPPVVGAIHNPWEDLRDAFDSAGWLNLTNTRGTLKVDGMALELTGLDDPHIKRDRYAQVAGGPSDTADFSMGVVHAPYLRVLDAFTADAYPLILAGHTHGGQLCIPFYGALVTNCDLDTDRVKGLSRHVSEGRTSYLHVSAGCGTNRYTPVRFACPPEATLLTLVERA from the coding sequence ATGCGCGCTCGATACGGAGTACCTCTGGGGATCGCGGCGGTCGGGGCCGCCGGTGTGGCCTACGCGGCGGGCTTCGAGGCCCGCTCGTTCCGTCTGCGGAGGGTGACCGTCCCCGTCCTGCCCGCCGGGATGCGCCCGCTGCGGCTGCTGCAGGTCTCCGACATCCACATGGTCGGCGGCCAGCGCAAGAAGCAGCGCTGGCTGCGCTCCCTGGCCGGTCTGCGCCCCGACTTCGTGATCAACACGGGCGACAACCTGTCGGACCCCGAGGGCGTGCCGGAGGTCCTGGACGCGCTGGGCCCGTTGATGGAGTTCCCGGGCGCGTACGTCTTCGGCTCGAACGACTACTACGGCCCCAAGCCGCGCAACCCCGCCCGCTACCTGCTCGAGAAGGTCCAGGGCCGGCACGGTCTGAACGGCAACCCGCCGGTCGTCGGTGCGATCCACAACCCGTGGGAGGACCTGCGGGACGCCTTCGACTCGGCGGGCTGGCTGAACCTGACCAACACCCGCGGCACCCTGAAGGTCGACGGCATGGCGCTGGAGCTGACGGGCCTGGACGACCCGCACATCAAGCGCGACCGGTACGCCCAGGTGGCGGGCGGCCCGTCGGACACGGCGGACTTCTCCATGGGCGTGGTGCACGCGCCGTACCTGCGCGTGCTGGACGCCTTCACGGCCGACGCGTACCCCCTGATCCTGGCGGGCCACACGCACGGCGGCCAGCTCTGCATCCCCTTCTACGGCGCCCTCGTCACCAACTGCGACCTGGACACCGACCGGGTCAAGGGCCTGTCGCGGCATGTGTCGGAGGGGCGTACGTCGTATCTGCACGTGTCGGCGGGCTGCGGGACGAACCGGTACACACCGGTACGCTTCGCCTGCCCGCCGGAGGCGACGCTGCTGACGTTGGTGGAGCGGGCGTAG
- a CDS encoding DUF3631 domain-containing protein, which translates to MDGSALLDEVEAFHRRFNIFPLEAAYVAVTLWDAHAHLLDCFDSTPRLAFLSPEPGSGKSRALEIVETLVPQPMVAVNASASALFRAVSGMEGRPTILFDEIDTVFGPKAGENEQLRGFLNAGHRRSGVMWRCVGDGSNQQVQEFPSFCGVAVAGLGSLPDTILTRSVIVRMRRRAPNEQVEPFRQRIHEKEGHALRDRLATWAQSVRHLVDGVFPELPEGISDRPADVWEPLLAVADAAGGAWPERARAACIELVNAAKTSDKGSIGIRLLTDLRDYVFNGIDRLPTVAILDRLHSLEEAPWADMSGKPLDARGLSRMLREYMTADNTPIAARNIKAGGSVMKGYYASDLHDAWQRYCPPPAESALLPLPPLPGSSEAVSG; encoded by the coding sequence ATGGACGGCTCCGCACTGCTCGATGAGGTGGAAGCCTTCCACCGCCGCTTCAACATCTTCCCCCTCGAAGCCGCGTACGTCGCTGTGACGCTGTGGGACGCGCACGCGCACCTGCTCGACTGCTTCGACTCCACACCGCGGCTCGCGTTCCTGTCGCCGGAGCCGGGTTCGGGCAAGTCCCGCGCGCTGGAGATCGTGGAAACCCTCGTGCCGCAACCGATGGTCGCGGTCAATGCATCCGCCTCCGCGCTCTTCCGGGCGGTCTCGGGGATGGAGGGACGGCCCACCATCCTGTTCGACGAAATCGACACCGTTTTCGGCCCCAAGGCTGGAGAGAACGAACAGCTCCGAGGCTTCCTCAACGCAGGCCACCGCCGCTCCGGCGTCATGTGGCGCTGCGTGGGCGACGGCTCCAACCAGCAAGTACAGGAGTTCCCGTCGTTCTGCGGGGTGGCGGTCGCCGGGCTCGGCTCACTGCCGGACACGATCCTCACCCGCTCGGTCATCGTCCGCATGCGCCGCCGTGCCCCGAACGAGCAGGTAGAACCGTTCCGGCAGCGCATCCACGAGAAGGAAGGCCACGCGCTGCGCGACCGGCTCGCCACCTGGGCACAGTCCGTCCGTCACCTGGTCGACGGGGTGTTCCCGGAGCTCCCAGAGGGCATCAGCGACCGGCCCGCGGACGTGTGGGAACCACTGCTCGCCGTGGCCGACGCGGCGGGCGGCGCGTGGCCGGAGCGGGCCCGCGCCGCCTGCATCGAGCTGGTGAACGCGGCCAAGACCAGCGACAAGGGCAGCATCGGCATCCGCCTGCTCACTGACCTGCGCGACTACGTGTTCAACGGCATCGACCGCCTACCCACCGTCGCCATCCTCGACAGGCTGCACAGCCTCGAAGAGGCGCCATGGGCGGACATGAGCGGCAAGCCGCTCGATGCCCGTGGGCTGTCACGGATGCTGCGGGAGTACATGACCGCGGACAACACCCCCATCGCGGCCCGCAACATCAAGGCAGGCGGAAGCGTCATGAAGGGCTACTACGCGAGCGATCTGCACGACGCGTGGCAGCGCTACTGCCCACCCCCCGCGGAAAGTGCGCTACTTCCGCTACCTCCGCTACCGGGCAGCTCAGAGGCGGTTTCCGGGTAG
- a CDS encoding GatB/YqeY domain-containing protein produces the protein MTTTLKSKLQEDLNAAIKERDELRSSTLRLTLTAITKEEVAGKEKRELSDDEVLKVITKEAKKRREAADAFAQGGRTESAEREKAEGEVLAAYLPKQLGDEELHEIVAAAVAEAKAAGAEGPRAMGAVMKIVNPKVAGQAEGGRVAAVVKKLLAG, from the coding sequence ATGACCACCACGCTCAAGTCGAAGCTGCAGGAAGACCTCAACGCCGCGATCAAGGAGCGCGACGAGCTCCGCTCCTCGACGCTCCGGCTGACGCTCACCGCGATCACCAAGGAGGAGGTTGCGGGCAAGGAGAAGCGAGAGCTCTCCGACGACGAGGTCCTCAAGGTGATCACCAAGGAGGCGAAGAAGCGTCGTGAGGCGGCCGACGCCTTCGCGCAGGGTGGTCGTACCGAGTCGGCCGAGCGGGAGAAGGCGGAGGGCGAGGTGCTCGCCGCGTACCTGCCCAAGCAGCTCGGCGACGAGGAGCTGCACGAGATCGTCGCCGCGGCCGTCGCGGAGGCGAAGGCCGCGGGTGCCGAGGGGCCGCGTGCCATGGGCGCCGTGATGAAGATCGTCAACCCGAAGGTCGCGGGCCAGGCCGAGGGCGGCCGGGTCGCCGCCGTGGTGAAGAAGCTGCTGGCCGGCTGA
- a CDS encoding Pr6Pr family membrane protein translates to MTAPIPRDIPDLPTIPGVPALLPSSVPATAVMPPVRHPLTALYRLLVALAAAGAVTIELLLGSPVRILSYFTIQSNILLAVVLTLAARRAWTARRPLPSALTGATLLYITITGLVYHLLLARASSPFAMTGETAPPTGWHWVTDQILHTATPVAAALDWLLLTAPGRLHLRQAATWLLYPLAYLTLSLIRGELILPGTPGRYLYPFLDVDLHGYKSVLGNALLLGLAFFALAVLLVALDHARPNPVRRRAKTGFRLQPPVG, encoded by the coding sequence ATGACCGCCCCGATACCCAGGGACATCCCGGACCTCCCCACGATCCCGGGCGTACCCGCGCTGCTGCCCTCCTCGGTCCCCGCCACAGCGGTGATGCCCCCCGTACGCCATCCCCTGACCGCGCTCTACCGCCTCCTGGTCGCCCTCGCGGCGGCCGGAGCGGTGACGATCGAGCTGCTCCTCGGCAGCCCGGTCCGGATCCTGAGCTACTTCACCATCCAGAGCAACATCCTGCTGGCCGTCGTCCTGACCCTGGCGGCTCGCCGAGCGTGGACGGCACGCCGCCCGCTCCCCTCGGCGCTGACCGGAGCGACACTCCTCTACATCACGATCACGGGCCTGGTGTACCACCTGCTGCTGGCCAGGGCGTCGAGCCCGTTCGCGATGACCGGCGAGACGGCCCCGCCGACCGGCTGGCACTGGGTCACCGACCAGATCCTCCATACGGCGACCCCGGTCGCGGCGGCCCTGGACTGGCTGCTGCTGACCGCCCCCGGCCGCCTCCACCTCCGCCAGGCGGCGACCTGGCTCCTGTACCCCCTCGCCTACCTGACGCTCTCCCTCATCAGGGGCGAGCTCATCCTCCCCGGCACGCCGGGCCGCTATCTCTACCCCTTCCTCGACGTCGACCTGCACGGATACAAGAGCGTCCTCGGCAACGCCCTCCTCCTCGGCCTCGCCTTCTTCGCCCTCGCCGTCCTCCTGGTCGCGCTCGACCACGCCCGCCCGAACCCCGTCCGCCGCCGCGCGAAAACCGGATTTCGTCTACAGCCACCGGTGGGCTAA
- the wblA gene encoding transcriptional regulator WblA encodes MGWVTDWSAQAACRTTDPDELFVQGAAQNRAKAVCTGCPVRTECLADALDNRVEFGVWGGMTERERRALLRRRPTVTSWRRLLETARVEYERGVGILPLDDDEVYENYAAVS; translated from the coding sequence ATGGGCTGGGTAACCGACTGGAGTGCGCAGGCCGCCTGCCGCACTACCGATCCGGATGAACTGTTCGTTCAGGGAGCAGCGCAGAACAGGGCCAAGGCGGTGTGCACCGGATGTCCGGTACGCACTGAATGCCTGGCCGACGCGCTGGACAACCGCGTCGAGTTCGGCGTGTGGGGAGGCATGACGGAGCGGGAGCGCCGCGCACTGCTGCGCAGGCGGCCCACCGTGACCTCCTGGCGCCGGCTCCTGGAGACGGCGCGGGTGGAGTACGAGCGGGGGGTGGGCATCCTGCCGCTCGACGACGACGAGGTGTACGAGAACTACGCGGCGGTGAGCTGA
- a CDS encoding transglycosylase domain-containing protein encodes MPKKRSGGGLSPTQQAAKFLGVSVLAGAVMAGIALPAVGALGLAAKGSVESFDELPANLKTPPLSQRTTILDADGGQIATVYSRDRTVVALKDISPYMQKAIVAIEDSRYYQHGAVDLKGILRALNKNAQSGGVSEGASTLTQQYVKNVFIEEAGDDPTKVAEATQQTLGRKIKELKYAIQVEEELGKKKILENYLNITFFGEQAYGVEAASQRYFSKHAKDLNVQQAALLAGIVQSPSRYDPVNDETEATKRRNTVLQRMAELGDISQAEADKAKKSPLGLDPSQPKNGCITAVKGAGFFCDYVREVFLNDPIFGRTKEARAKVWNQGGLTIRTTLDPQAQKSVQSSIKDHVYKSDDVATAATLVEPGTGKILAMGQSRPYGFGKHETQINLSVNQSMGGGAGYQPGSTFKPIVAAAAIEGGTPATQSYSSPYEMDYPSPVSICNGQQWRDDPNNPTKLTNESESEHGPYSMKQATAKSVNTYYVQLISDIGICPVVDMAKKMGVQRADGAKMRQAPSIALGTQEMSPLTMANAYATFASRGMYCTPISIESISQRVGDKTKSLQVPKSTCSRAMSEKTADTVTTLLKGVVEDGTGQQAGLSDRPSAGKTGTTDNRYAAWFVGFTPNMAGAVWVGDPTHKRQMKQITIGGVYHSLVYGADTPGPIWKDAMTGALEGKPVESFNLVDIPDGKKDKGNGDGKNGGNDNGGNGNGGNNNGGTDGGTTFPTPTFSIPDNLFQGTTNGNGNGGRRG; translated from the coding sequence ATGCCAAAGAAGCGCTCGGGCGGTGGCCTGTCCCCCACGCAGCAGGCCGCCAAGTTCCTCGGTGTCAGTGTGCTGGCCGGTGCCGTGATGGCCGGTATCGCGCTGCCCGCCGTAGGCGCGCTCGGACTCGCGGCCAAGGGATCGGTGGAGAGCTTCGACGAGCTCCCGGCCAACCTCAAGACCCCGCCGCTGAGCCAGCGCACCACGATCCTCGACGCCGACGGCGGCCAGATCGCCACGGTGTACTCGCGCGACCGTACGGTGGTCGCCCTCAAGGACATCTCGCCGTACATGCAGAAGGCGATCGTCGCGATCGAGGACTCGCGCTACTACCAGCACGGCGCGGTCGACCTGAAGGGCATCCTGCGCGCGCTGAACAAGAACGCGCAGAGCGGCGGCGTCTCCGAGGGCGCCTCCACGCTCACCCAGCAGTACGTGAAGAACGTGTTCATCGAGGAAGCCGGCGACGACCCGACGAAGGTCGCCGAGGCCACCCAGCAGACGCTCGGCCGCAAGATCAAGGAGCTGAAGTACGCGATCCAGGTCGAGGAGGAGCTCGGCAAGAAGAAGATCCTCGAGAACTACCTGAACATCACGTTCTTCGGCGAGCAGGCCTACGGCGTCGAGGCCGCCTCCCAGCGCTACTTCTCCAAGCACGCCAAGGACCTCAACGTCCAGCAGGCGGCGCTGCTCGCGGGCATCGTGCAGTCCCCGAGCCGCTACGACCCGGTCAACGACGAGACGGAGGCCACCAAGCGCCGCAACACCGTGCTGCAGCGCATGGCCGAGCTCGGTGACATCTCGCAGGCCGAGGCCGACAAGGCCAAGAAATCCCCGCTGGGCCTCGACCCCAGCCAGCCGAAGAACGGCTGCATCACCGCCGTGAAGGGCGCGGGCTTCTTCTGCGACTACGTCCGCGAGGTCTTCCTCAACGACCCGATCTTCGGCCGGACCAAGGAGGCCCGGGCCAAGGTCTGGAACCAGGGCGGTCTGACGATCCGCACCACCCTCGACCCGCAGGCCCAGAAGTCGGTGCAGTCGTCGATCAAGGACCACGTCTACAAGAGCGACGACGTGGCCACCGCCGCCACCCTGGTGGAGCCCGGCACCGGCAAGATCCTGGCGATGGGCCAGTCGCGGCCGTACGGCTTCGGCAAGCACGAGACGCAGATCAACCTGTCGGTGAACCAGTCCATGGGCGGCGGCGCGGGCTACCAGCCCGGCTCGACGTTCAAGCCGATCGTGGCCGCGGCCGCCATCGAGGGCGGCACGCCGGCGACGCAGTCGTACTCCTCGCCGTACGAGATGGACTACCCGAGCCCGGTGTCCATCTGCAACGGCCAGCAGTGGCGGGACGATCCGAACAACCCGACCAAGCTGACCAACGAGAGCGAGTCGGAGCACGGCCCGTACAGCATGAAGCAGGCGACCGCGAAGTCGGTCAACACCTACTACGTGCAGCTGATCAGCGACATCGGCATCTGCCCGGTCGTCGACATGGCCAAGAAGATGGGCGTGCAGCGCGCGGACGGCGCCAAGATGCGGCAGGCCCCCTCGATCGCGCTCGGCACCCAGGAGATGTCGCCGCTGACGATGGCGAACGCGTACGCCACCTTCGCCTCGCGCGGCATGTACTGCACGCCGATCTCCATCGAGTCCATCAGCCAGCGGGTCGGCGACAAGACGAAGTCGCTGCAGGTGCCCAAGTCGACCTGCTCGCGGGCGATGTCGGAGAAGACCGCCGACACCGTGACGACGCTGCTGAAGGGCGTGGTCGAGGACGGTACGGGTCAGCAGGCCGGCCTCAGCGACCGCCCGAGCGCCGGTAAGACCGGTACGACCGACAACCGCTACGCGGCCTGGTTCGTGGGGTTCACCCCGAACATGGCGGGCGCGGTCTGGGTCGGCGACCCCACCCACAAGCGCCAGATGAAGCAGATCACCATCGGCGGCGTTTACCACAGCCTGGTCTACGGCGCCGACACACCCGGCCCGATCTGGAAGGACGCCATGACCGGCGCCCTGGAGGGCAAGCCCGTCGAGTCCTTCAACCTCGTCGACATCCCCGACGGAAAAAAGGACAAGGGGAACGGTGACGGGAAGAACGGCGGCAACGACAACGGCGGAAACGGCAACGGCGGGAACAACAACGGCGGCACGGACGGCGGGACCACCTTCCCCACGCCCACCTTCTCCATCCCGGACAACCTGTTCCAGGGCACGACCAACGGGAACGGCAACGGGGGGCGACGCGGCTGA
- a CDS encoding ArsA-related P-loop ATPase, protein MSRLQVVSGKGGTGKTTVAAALALALATEGKRTLLVEVEGRQGIAQLFETEALPYEERKIAVAPGGGEVYALAIDPELALLDYLQMFYKLGGAGRALKKLGAIDFATTIAPGVRDVLLTGKACEAVRRRDKSGRFVYDYIVMDAPPTGRITRFLNVNDEVAGLARIGPIHNQAQAVMRVLKSAETAVHLVTLLEEMPVQETVDGIAELRAARLPVGRIIVNMVRPEVLDGTELELVRSVPRSTVAKALSAAGLGGARRGGNAEKLVDPLLQQAEEYAERYALEHEQRSVLAETALPLHELPLLAEGMDLAGLYELAAELRGQGLS, encoded by the coding sequence GTGAGCAGGCTCCAGGTCGTCAGCGGCAAGGGCGGGACCGGAAAGACCACGGTCGCCGCCGCTCTCGCGCTGGCCCTCGCGACCGAGGGGAAGCGGACGCTTCTCGTCGAGGTCGAGGGGCGCCAGGGCATCGCGCAGCTCTTCGAGACCGAAGCGCTGCCCTACGAGGAGCGGAAGATCGCCGTCGCTCCAGGGGGCGGGGAGGTGTATGCCCTCGCCATCGATCCAGAACTGGCCCTTTTGGACTACCTCCAGATGTTCTACAAACTCGGAGGCGCCGGAAGAGCGTTGAAGAAACTCGGCGCGATCGACTTCGCCACCACCATCGCGCCGGGCGTCAGGGACGTGCTCCTGACCGGCAAGGCCTGCGAGGCGGTGCGCAGGCGGGACAAGAGCGGCCGGTTCGTCTACGACTACATCGTCATGGACGCGCCGCCCACAGGCCGCATCACCCGTTTCCTGAACGTCAACGACGAGGTGGCGGGCCTGGCGAGGATCGGGCCGATACACAACCAGGCGCAGGCCGTGATGCGGGTGCTGAAGTCGGCGGAGACGGCCGTGCACCTGGTGACGCTGCTGGAGGAGATGCCCGTCCAGGAGACCGTGGACGGGATCGCCGAACTACGCGCCGCCAGGCTCCCGGTGGGCCGGATCATCGTCAACATGGTGCGGCCCGAGGTGTTGGACGGGACGGAGCTGGAACTCGTACGCAGCGTGCCGCGTTCCACTGTCGCGAAGGCACTGTCGGCGGCGGGGCTGGGCGGCGCGCGACGGGGCGGGAACGCCGAGAAGCTGGTGGACCCGCTGCTGCAGCAGGCCGAGGAGTACGCCGAGCGGTACGCGCTGGAGCACGAGCAGCGCTCGGTGCTCGCCGAGACGGCCCTGCCGCTGCACGAACTGCCGCTGCTCGCCGAGGGCATGGACCTCGCGGGGCTGTACGAGCTGGCCGCCGAGCTGCGCGGGCAGGGCCTGTCATGA